In Chelonia mydas isolate rCheMyd1 chromosome 19, rCheMyd1.pri.v2, whole genome shotgun sequence, the following are encoded in one genomic region:
- the ZCCHC17 gene encoding nucleolar protein of 40 kDa isoform X2, with protein MKSVRPETMETLPELYDIFQGEVAAVTEYGAFIKIPGCRKQGLVHKTHMSACRVDKPSEMVDVGDKVWVKLIGREMKDDKLKLSLSMKVVNQGTGKDLDPNNVALDQDERKKRSFRDYTSQKITLEAVLNTVCKKCGCKGHFAKECFMQPGGTKYSLIPEEEEETAEYEGDKKSSHTENSSKKRKKLQFYLGPRPLEGV; from the exons ATGAAGTCTGTGAGACCTGAGACGATGGAGACATTGCCTGAACTCTATGACATCTTCCAAGGAGAG GTTGCTGCTGTAACAGAATATGGGGCATTTATAAAAATTCCAGGCTGCAGGAAACAAG GCCTTGTCCATAAAACCCACATGTCAGCCTGTCGGGTCGACAAACCCTCAGAAATGGTAGATGTTGGAGACAAAGTGTGGGTGAAGCTTATTGGAAGAGAG ATGAAAGATGACAAGTTGAAGCTGTCTCTTTCCATGAAGGTCGTCAACCAAGGAACAGGAAAGGACCTTGATCCAAACAATGTTGCCCTTGA TCAGGATGAGCGGAAGAAACGTTCATTCAGAGACTACACTAGTCAGAAGATTACCCTGGAAGCTGTCTTGAACACTGTCTGCAAAAAATGTGGTTGCAAAG GTCATTTTGCCAAAGAGTGTTTCATGCAGCCTGGGGGAACCAAGTATAGTCTGAtaccggaggaggaggaggagacagcagAATATGAAGGTGATAAAAAGTCCAGCCACACTGAGAATTCttcaaaaaaaaggaaaaag
- the ZCCHC17 gene encoding nucleolar protein of 40 kDa isoform X1, translated as MKSVRPETMETLPELYDIFQGEVAAVTEYGAFIKIPGCRKQGLVHKTHMSACRVDKPSEMVDVGDKVWVKLIGREMKDDKLKLSLSMKVVNQGTGKDLDPNNVALDQDERKKRSFRDYTSQKITLEAVLNTVCKKCGCKGHFAKECFMQPGGTKYSLIPEEEEETAEYEGDKKSSHTENSSKKRKKEKKKKKKHKSKKSSESDNSDSTDLDSDGAQPASKRAKHSEKASKPQKKKKKKKHKKKHKE; from the exons ATGAAGTCTGTGAGACCTGAGACGATGGAGACATTGCCTGAACTCTATGACATCTTCCAAGGAGAG GTTGCTGCTGTAACAGAATATGGGGCATTTATAAAAATTCCAGGCTGCAGGAAACAAG GCCTTGTCCATAAAACCCACATGTCAGCCTGTCGGGTCGACAAACCCTCAGAAATGGTAGATGTTGGAGACAAAGTGTGGGTGAAGCTTATTGGAAGAGAG ATGAAAGATGACAAGTTGAAGCTGTCTCTTTCCATGAAGGTCGTCAACCAAGGAACAGGAAAGGACCTTGATCCAAACAATGTTGCCCTTGA TCAGGATGAGCGGAAGAAACGTTCATTCAGAGACTACACTAGTCAGAAGATTACCCTGGAAGCTGTCTTGAACACTGTCTGCAAAAAATGTGGTTGCAAAG GTCATTTTGCCAAAGAGTGTTTCATGCAGCCTGGGGGAACCAAGTATAGTCTGAtaccggaggaggaggaggagacagcagAATATGAAGGTGATAAAAAGTCCAGCCACACTGAGAATTCttcaaaaaaaaggaaaaag gaaaagaagaagaaaaagaaacacaagaGCAAGAAGTCATCAGAGTCCGACAATTCAGACAGCACCGACTTGGACAGTGATGGggctcagccagccagcaagAGGGCCAAGCATTCGGAGAAAGCTAGTAAGCctcagaaaaagaagaagaaaaagaagcacaAGAAAAAGCACAAAGAATGA